The following proteins come from a genomic window of Sphaerisporangium rubeum:
- the rpsK gene encoding 30S ribosomal protein S11: protein MPPKSRQAAPKKVRRKEKKNVAHGHAHIKSTFNNTIVSITDPSGNVISWASAGHVGFKGSRKSTPFAAQMAAENAARRAMEHGMRKVDVFVKGPGSGRETAIRSLQATGLEVGSIQDVTPVPHNGCRPPKRRRV from the coding sequence ATGCCTCCGAAGAGCCGCCAGGCCGCACCGAAGAAGGTGCGCCGCAAGGAGAAGAAGAACGTCGCTCACGGGCACGCCCACATCAAGAGCACGTTCAACAACACGATCGTCTCGATCACCGACCCCAGCGGGAACGTGATCTCCTGGGCCAGTGCCGGCCACGTCGGGTTCAAGGGCTCCCGCAAGTCCACCCCGTTCGCCGCGCAGATGGCCGCCGAGAACGCCGCCCGCCGCGCCATGGAGCACGGCATGCGCAAGGTCGATGTGTTCGTCAAGGGCCCGGGCTCCGGTCGCGAGACCGCCATCCGGTCCCTGCAGGCCACCGGCCTGGAGGTGGGGTCCATCCAGGACGTCACCCCCGTTCCCCACAACGGCTGCCGTCCGCCCAAGCGCCGTCGCGTCTGA
- a CDS encoding DNA-directed RNA polymerase subunit alpha: MLIAQRPSLVEESIEETRSRFVIEPLEPGFGYTIGNSLRRTLLSSIPGAAVTSIRIEGVLHEFSTVPGVKEDVTDIILNLKALVVSSEHDEPVVMYLRKQGPGEVTAADIAPPAGVEVHNPDLHIATLNGKAKLEMELTVERGRGYVSAAQNKQPGQEIGRVPVDSIYSPVLKVTYKVEATRVEQRTDFDRLILDVETKPSMKPRDAVASAGKTLVELFGLARELNVEAEGIDIGPSPTDAALAADLALPIEELNLTVRSYNCLKREGIHTVGELVARSEQDLLDIRNFGAKSIEEVKQKLHEMSLALKDSPPGFDPSAVAGGDYDDDDARYVETEQY, encoded by the coding sequence ATGCTGATCGCACAGCGCCCGTCCCTCGTCGAGGAGTCGATCGAGGAGACCCGCTCCCGGTTCGTGATCGAGCCGCTGGAGCCCGGCTTCGGCTACACCATCGGCAACTCTCTGCGGCGCACGCTGCTGTCCTCCATCCCGGGGGCGGCCGTCACCAGCATCCGCATCGAGGGCGTGCTGCACGAGTTCTCGACCGTTCCCGGGGTCAAGGAAGACGTCACCGACATCATCCTCAACCTCAAGGCGCTGGTCGTCTCCTCCGAGCACGACGAGCCGGTCGTGATGTACCTCCGCAAGCAGGGTCCCGGTGAGGTCACCGCCGCCGACATCGCGCCGCCGGCCGGTGTCGAGGTGCACAACCCCGACCTGCACATCGCCACGCTGAACGGCAAGGCGAAGCTCGAGATGGAGCTCACGGTCGAGCGCGGCCGTGGTTACGTCTCCGCCGCGCAGAACAAGCAGCCCGGCCAGGAGATCGGCCGCGTGCCGGTCGACTCGATCTACTCGCCGGTGCTCAAGGTCACCTACAAGGTCGAGGCGACCCGAGTCGAGCAGCGCACCGACTTCGACCGCCTGATCCTGGACGTCGAGACCAAGCCGTCGATGAAGCCCCGCGACGCGGTGGCCTCCGCCGGCAAGACCCTGGTCGAGCTGTTCGGCCTGGCCCGCGAGCTGAACGTCGAGGCCGAGGGCATCGACATCGGCCCGTCGCCGACGGACGCGGCGCTCGCCGCCGACCTGGCGCTGCCGATCGAGGAGCTCAACCTCACCGTCCGCTCGTACAACTGCCTCAAGCGCGAAGGCATCCACACCGTCGGCGAGCTGGTCGCGCGCAGCGAGCAGGACCTGCTGGACATCCGTAACTTCGGTGCCAAGTCCATCGAAGAGGTCAAGCAGAAGCTGCACGAGATGTCGCTCGCGCTCAAGGACTCGCCTCCCGGGTTCGACCCGAGCGCCGTCGCCGGTGGCGACTACGACGACGACGACGCGCGTTACGTCGAGACCGAGCAGTACTGA
- the rpsM gene encoding 30S ribosomal protein S13, whose protein sequence is MARLVGVDLPRDKRLEIALTYIYGIGRSRAVEILNATGISGDLRVHQLSDTELVPLRDYIEATFKIEGDLRREVQADIRRKIEIGCYQGIRHRRGLPVHGQRTQTNARTRKGKKKTVAGKKKPGKK, encoded by the coding sequence ATGGCTCGCCTGGTTGGCGTCGACCTCCCCCGCGACAAGCGGCTGGAGATCGCTCTCACGTACATCTACGGAATCGGCCGCAGCCGCGCTGTGGAGATCCTCAACGCGACCGGCATCAGCGGGGACCTCCGGGTGCACCAGCTCAGCGACACCGAGCTGGTCCCGCTGCGCGACTACATCGAGGCCACCTTCAAGATCGAGGGTGACCTGCGCCGTGAGGTGCAGGCCGACATTCGTCGCAAGATCGAGATCGGCTGCTATCAGGGCATCCGGCACCGCCGCGGCCTTCCTGTGCACGGTCAGCGCACGCAGACCAACGCGCGTACCCGCAAGGGCAAGAAGAAGACCGTGGCCGGCAAGAAGAAGCCCGGCAAGAAGTAG
- the rpmJ gene encoding 50S ribosomal protein L36 has product MKVKPSVKKICDKCKVIRRHGRVMVICDNLRHKQRQG; this is encoded by the coding sequence ATGAAGGTCAAGCCGAGCGTCAAGAAGATCTGCGACAAGTGCAAGGTGATCCGCCGGCACGGTCGCGTCATGGTGATCTGCGACAACCTGCGCCACAAGCAGCGCCAGGGCTGA
- the rpsD gene encoding 30S ribosomal protein S4 gives MARYTGADCKLCRREKTKLFLKGTKCESPKCPIEIRPYPPGEHGRGRPKESEYQLQLREKQKTRRIYGILERQFRNYYEEANRRTGKTGENLLQILESRLDNVVFRAGLAVSRDAARQQVRHGHILVNGKKVDIPSYRVREHDIIEVREKSRNLMPYEVARATAGDRTVPAWLGVVPDKLRVLVHQLPVRQQIDTQVQEQLIVELYSK, from the coding sequence ATGGCTCGTTACACCGGAGCGGACTGCAAGCTGTGCCGGCGAGAGAAGACCAAGCTCTTCCTCAAGGGCACCAAGTGCGAGTCCCCGAAGTGCCCCATCGAGATCCGTCCCTACCCGCCGGGCGAGCACGGCCGCGGCCGGCCCAAGGAGTCGGAGTACCAGCTTCAGCTTCGTGAGAAGCAGAAGACCCGCCGCATCTACGGCATTCTCGAGCGGCAGTTCCGCAACTACTACGAAGAGGCCAACCGCCGGACCGGCAAGACCGGCGAGAACCTCCTCCAGATCCTGGAGAGCCGCCTGGACAACGTCGTGTTCCGGGCCGGCCTCGCCGTGTCCCGCGACGCGGCCCGCCAGCAGGTGCGCCACGGTCACATCCTCGTGAACGGCAAGAAGGTCGACATCCCCTCCTACCGGGTGCGGGAGCACGACATCATCGAGGTCCGCGAGAAGTCGCGCAACCTCATGCCGTACGAGGTGGCCCGGGCCACCGCGGGCGACCGCACCGTCCCGGCCTGGCTCGGCGTCGTGCCGGACAAGCTGAGGGTCCTGGTGCACCAGCTCCCGGTCCGCCAGCAGATCGACACGCAGGTCCAGGAGCAGCTGATCGTCGAGCTCTACTCCAAGTAG